One part of the Salinivirga cyanobacteriivorans genome encodes these proteins:
- a CDS encoding PAS domain S-box protein: MPGKTNNIEELKKLAKAFEWEIDLHKNTIWLEKNFGIQTGIDIASEVTISELSNYLLPHSAKELSDQIIAIKEGLIEDLNINLSLKVQQNKIQKVQFNGRPNGEAKLIHGIGMAGTIEEKSALTINLSNVLRHSEEGIIILDENDKIIEINQAALGFASINTEEFKNQNIGWYYKALNPEGKQTGKALNFKQKNEGDSVVLQLKAANERKKHLKIKEKNLKEDNQNYKVLYISDITAQKKAEAQSFLHSVILEKAPVAIIFTNPEGAIQFVNTAFSKITGYKLDEVKAQNPNILQSGVHDDAFYDKLWSTIKSGRTWQGKMLNKKRNGVLYWERAIITPHINEEGDLEGFIKVAEDITTQIETKQKLKESETKYRDVFETAGVGIIYINKEGRVLDTNKKFNELLNTSEESLINKSAIELINNKLPRPLAKELLSELFHVLKGNRIRPRAIQVYDKFYEIQSDYNPTLESNIGIIRDITDKKLAEQKLKKSEAKYRYLVENINDGLAITNKNNEITFMNPAAEQIFEVQPHQVGSKTLKDIATPTSQEIISHEEEQRRMGNSSTYYIEVITRKNSKKNLEINASPIYDTERNFSGSFAIIRDITEKLKAEMEIKSANSQLKNINKKLQEHATELEMAKDKAEESEKLKSAFLANISHEIRTPMNGIVGFAQLAMNSSLSNEKRNSYLKIVSDSTMQLESVVMDIIDLSKIESGESKFSKKTTDLKEIIDSIYDFYIAEAREKGLEFNMQYEGDIPKIKTDPIRYKQVVKKLVHNALKFTPEGMVSVSAKLEKTSIAIIVKDTGIGIAAEYHDIIFEPFRQVEQAMKRRFGGTGLGLTIAREIAKNLNSEIELRSAPGQGSTFIFRHPMS; this comes from the coding sequence ATGCCAGGAAAAACAAACAATATAGAAGAGCTTAAGAAGTTGGCAAAAGCCTTTGAATGGGAAATAGATTTACATAAAAACACAATATGGCTGGAAAAAAATTTCGGTATCCAAACCGGAATTGACATAGCATCGGAAGTAACCATATCAGAATTGAGCAATTATTTACTACCTCATTCGGCAAAAGAACTTTCGGACCAAATAATTGCTATTAAAGAAGGCCTAATAGAGGACCTTAATATTAATTTATCACTAAAGGTTCAGCAAAACAAAATACAAAAAGTTCAATTCAATGGCAGGCCTAATGGTGAGGCAAAACTGATTCATGGAATTGGCATGGCAGGAACCATTGAAGAAAAATCTGCCCTGACTATTAATTTAAGCAATGTATTAAGGCATAGCGAAGAAGGTATAATCATACTTGATGAAAATGATAAAATAATTGAAATTAACCAGGCTGCATTGGGTTTTGCAAGCATTAATACCGAAGAGTTCAAAAATCAAAATATTGGCTGGTATTATAAAGCACTAAATCCTGAGGGAAAGCAAACAGGAAAAGCATTAAATTTTAAGCAAAAAAATGAAGGTGACAGCGTAGTTTTACAGCTCAAAGCTGCTAATGAGCGTAAAAAACACCTGAAAATCAAAGAAAAAAACCTTAAAGAGGATAATCAGAATTATAAAGTCCTTTATATTTCTGATATAACTGCCCAAAAAAAAGCTGAAGCGCAATCTTTTCTTCACTCCGTAATACTTGAAAAAGCTCCAGTTGCCATAATATTCACAAATCCGGAAGGAGCAATACAATTTGTAAACACAGCATTTAGCAAAATAACAGGATACAAATTGGATGAAGTAAAGGCACAAAATCCGAATATTTTGCAATCGGGGGTGCATGATGATGCATTTTACGATAAATTGTGGTCCACGATAAAATCTGGCAGGACATGGCAGGGAAAAATGCTCAATAAAAAAAGGAATGGGGTATTATATTGGGAAAGAGCTATAATTACGCCCCACATTAATGAAGAGGGGGATCTTGAGGGTTTTATAAAAGTTGCTGAGGATATTACGACCCAGATTGAAACAAAACAAAAATTAAAAGAGAGCGAAACCAAGTACCGCGACGTATTTGAAACTGCCGGAGTGGGCATTATTTATATTAATAAAGAAGGCCGGGTATTAGATACAAATAAAAAATTTAATGAACTGCTTAATACTAGTGAAGAATCGCTGATAAATAAAAGTGCAATAGAACTAATAAACAATAAATTACCCAGACCACTGGCAAAAGAATTACTTTCTGAGCTATTTCATGTGTTAAAAGGCAACCGCATCAGACCAAGAGCTATTCAGGTTTATGATAAATTTTATGAAATTCAGTCCGACTATAATCCCACCCTTGAGAGTAATATAGGCATAATACGCGACATTACAGATAAAAAACTTGCAGAACAAAAGCTTAAAAAAAGCGAAGCCAAATACAGGTACCTGGTAGAAAATATAAATGATGGTTTGGCCATAACCAATAAAAATAATGAAATAACATTCATGAACCCCGCTGCTGAGCAAATCTTCGAGGTACAACCTCATCAGGTTGGTTCGAAAACGTTGAAAGATATTGCCACACCAACTTCACAGGAAATAATATCGCACGAAGAAGAACAGCGAAGAATGGGCAACTCGAGCACCTATTACATTGAAGTAATAACAAGAAAAAACAGTAAAAAGAACCTGGAAATAAATGCCTCGCCAATCTATGATACTGAAAGAAACTTTAGTGGCTCTTTTGCAATAATAAGAGATATCACAGAGAAGCTTAAAGCTGAAATGGAAATTAAATCAGCCAACAGTCAGTTGAAAAACATCAATAAAAAACTCCAGGAGCACGCAACCGAGCTCGAGATGGCAAAAGATAAGGCGGAAGAAAGTGAAAAACTAAAGAGTGCTTTTCTGGCTAATATCAGTCATGAGATACGCACACCGATGAACGGAATTGTAGGTTTTGCCCAATTGGCCATGAACTCAAGTCTTAGTAATGAAAAACGTAACAGCTATTTAAAAATCGTCTCAGACAGCACCATGCAACTTGAATCGGTTGTAATGGATATTATTGATTTATCTAAGATTGAAAGCGGGGAATCAAAGTTCAGTAAGAAGACAACTGATCTGAAAGAAATTATTGACAGCATATATGATTTTTACATTGCTGAAGCACGGGAAAAGGGTCTTGAGTTCAATATGCAATATGAAGGCGATATACCCAAAATTAAAACTGATCCGATCAGGTACAAACAAGTAGTAAAAAAACTAGTACATAATGCCCTGAAATTCACACCCGAAGGCATGGTATCTGTTTCTGCTAAACTGGAAAAAACCAGCATTGCAATTATTGTTAAAGATACAGGAATTGGCATCGCTGCAGAATACCACGACATAATTTTCGAGCCTTTCAGGCAGGTTGAGCAAGCCATGAAACGCCGTTTTGGCGGAACCGGCCTGGGCTTAACCATTGCCCGGGAAATTGCAAAGAATTTAAATAGCGAAATTGAACTCAGGTCTGCTCCCGGACAAGGCAGCACCTTTATATTTCGACATCCCATGAGCTAA
- a CDS encoding PD-(D/E)XK nuclease family protein, giving the protein MKKFLELVAEDLLERKNHSLHELLIIVPGKRSRTFLKHILSQLIEKPRFAPSIFTINEFVENESKLKLIETIPAIALLYQTYSNIITKEETIDNFWYFGEMLLADFDDIDKYLVDAGHLFKYVHDLKEIEQLFDDLEGDQIELIKQFWQNIYKGTGAKSQEKVRGQFLEFWKHLYKIYEAYKKELSSAGMGYEGMLYRETAIKADKNQINFDKKKPVFIGFNALSGAEKQIFNAAKAAGGLFYWDYDQWYLDKKHHEAGYFMRQNLRQYPSTLGDKHNFDNLRNKQKIECIGFPGELEMAQKTAEIITSKAKSQDDDPLKNGIILGNESLLTPLLQTLPDDTGKINVTMGLPLQNTSLLGLVKILMQVKQQKIKNKGNTLYKSAWVIEVLQQDIINTPNLKETLDTLINEKRLFCEVDLLQADPIGSILFPVKDINLIEYLKSILKAIVEYNDEEKNEKDYFNTGAAIKIYSAINQLTQQIENYKLDLPEKLMVRLIDRILSSINLTLEGEPLKGIQIMGLIEARTLDFENLIINAVNEGFLPSSSVAPSFIPYNLRKAYGLLTFENQDAVFAYYFYRAIQRAQNLTLIYNSNEADNDYGEKSRFLQQIAFEFPNTITENKYQHVVTPINENPIVIEKDQTVQPLLNQYLNGKRKIYPIQLNTYLNCPLKFYLQYIAKIKEPEQLDSGIDQRIFGQIFHDTMELLYKPLSGTKKPISKDMLLPLLNDETILKQINHIMAQQFGNIELQKKSNGMISLIEQVALKYIKRVIENDIKNEGFSLYGLEEEYEIKHQINQDQTITIAGKIDRLQASGNQIFVIDYKTGKVPTQKPRFEDLFAHDLPKRPEAAFQAYLYTTIIENYEFAQNKELTPSLLYIQENRPIHPIIFSGRKQETYADLKNDFKAQLSNILTELFDNTTPFKQTEDSDMCTNCYFKSICHR; this is encoded by the coding sequence ATGAAAAAATTTCTTGAGCTAGTTGCAGAAGACCTACTGGAACGTAAGAATCATTCGTTACATGAATTGCTAATCATTGTGCCAGGGAAAAGATCAAGAACCTTTTTAAAGCATATCTTATCACAACTGATAGAAAAGCCACGGTTTGCACCATCAATATTTACAATAAATGAATTTGTTGAAAATGAGAGTAAATTAAAACTCATAGAAACTATTCCTGCAATAGCTTTATTGTACCAAACCTACAGCAACATTATTACAAAAGAAGAAACAATAGATAACTTTTGGTACTTTGGAGAAATGCTTTTAGCCGATTTCGATGACATTGACAAATATCTTGTTGACGCAGGCCATTTATTTAAATATGTGCATGACCTTAAAGAGATTGAGCAACTATTTGATGATTTAGAAGGCGACCAAATTGAACTAATCAAACAATTTTGGCAGAACATATATAAGGGTACAGGAGCTAAAAGCCAGGAAAAAGTGCGGGGACAATTTCTTGAGTTCTGGAAGCATTTATATAAAATATATGAAGCATACAAAAAAGAGCTTTCCAGTGCCGGGATGGGTTATGAAGGCATGCTTTACAGAGAAACTGCTATAAAGGCTGATAAAAACCAAATAAACTTTGATAAGAAGAAACCAGTATTTATAGGATTTAACGCATTAAGTGGTGCCGAAAAGCAAATATTTAATGCTGCTAAAGCGGCAGGTGGTTTATTTTACTGGGATTATGACCAGTGGTATTTAGACAAAAAACATCACGAGGCAGGATATTTTATGCGACAAAACCTACGCCAGTATCCTTCGACTCTGGGCGATAAGCATAATTTTGATAATCTCAGAAATAAACAGAAAATTGAGTGTATTGGTTTTCCCGGAGAACTTGAAATGGCTCAGAAAACTGCCGAAATAATCACATCTAAAGCCAAAAGTCAGGATGATGATCCGCTGAAAAACGGAATTATCCTGGGTAATGAAAGCCTTTTAACTCCACTGCTACAGACGCTGCCCGATGACACAGGGAAAATTAATGTAACCATGGGGTTGCCATTGCAAAATACCAGTTTGCTGGGCCTGGTAAAAATTCTGATGCAGGTTAAACAACAAAAAATTAAAAATAAAGGGAATACACTCTATAAAAGCGCCTGGGTTATTGAAGTTCTGCAACAGGATATCATCAATACCCCAAATTTAAAAGAAACCCTAGACACATTAATTAATGAAAAACGCTTGTTTTGCGAAGTAGACTTGCTTCAGGCCGACCCAATCGGGTCAATTCTTTTCCCCGTAAAAGACATTAACCTAATCGAGTATTTAAAAAGTATTTTGAAGGCCATTGTAGAATACAATGATGAAGAAAAAAACGAAAAAGACTATTTTAATACAGGGGCAGCAATAAAAATATATAGCGCCATCAATCAGCTCACCCAGCAAATTGAAAATTACAAATTAGACCTGCCCGAAAAGCTCATGGTGCGGCTTATTGACAGAATTCTAAGCAGCATCAATCTCACACTTGAAGGCGAACCTTTAAAAGGAATTCAAATCATGGGGCTTATTGAAGCCAGAACACTTGATTTCGAAAACCTAATTATTAATGCGGTAAATGAAGGTTTTCTGCCCTCGTCATCGGTTGCGCCCAGCTTCATTCCTTACAATTTACGCAAAGCCTATGGACTGCTCACCTTTGAAAACCAGGATGCTGTTTTCGCATATTACTTTTACAGAGCCATTCAAAGAGCTCAAAACCTTACACTAATATACAATTCAAACGAAGCTGATAATGACTATGGTGAGAAATCAAGATTTTTGCAGCAAATTGCATTCGAATTTCCGAATACAATTACAGAAAACAAATACCAACACGTCGTTACACCAATTAATGAAAACCCAATTGTAATAGAAAAAGATCAAACCGTTCAGCCATTATTAAATCAATACCTGAACGGAAAAAGAAAAATATACCCGATTCAGCTCAATACTTATCTTAATTGTCCGCTAAAGTTTTACCTGCAGTATATTGCTAAAATTAAAGAACCGGAGCAATTAGATTCTGGTATTGACCAACGAATCTTTGGACAAATTTTTCACGATACAATGGAATTGCTTTACAAACCCCTTTCAGGGACAAAAAAGCCCATCTCGAAAGACATGCTATTACCATTGCTCAATGATGAGACAATTCTCAAACAGATTAACCATATCATGGCACAGCAATTTGGCAACATTGAATTGCAAAAAAAATCGAATGGTATGATATCGCTTATTGAACAGGTTGCCCTCAAGTATATAAAAAGGGTGATTGAAAACGATATTAAAAACGAAGGATTTAGTTTATATGGTCTTGAAGAGGAATATGAGATAAAGCACCAAATAAACCAGGATCAAACAATAACAATTGCAGGTAAAATTGACCGCTTACAGGCTTCAGGAAACCAAATATTCGTAATTGATTATAAAACCGGTAAAGTTCCAACACAAAAACCACGATTTGAGGATCTTTTTGCGCATGACCTACCTAAAAGACCTGAAGCAGCTTTTCAGGCTTACCTCTATACTACCATAATTGAAAACTACGAATTTGCACAAAACAAAGAGCTCACCCCTTCTCTACTCTACATTCAGGAAAACAGGCCAATTCATCCAATTATTTTTTCAGGCCGCAAACAAGAGACGTACGCCGATTTAAAAAATGACTTTAAAGCCCAGTTAAGCAATATCTTAACTGAACTTTTTGATAATACCACACCATTCAAACAAACCGAAGATAGCGACATGTGTACTAATTGTTATTTCAAATCAATTTGCCACAGGTAA
- a CDS encoding 2-oxoglutarate dehydrogenase E1 component produces MDKLSFLGNADLNAIEELYQQYTKDPNAVESTWRHFFEGFDFSRKQYGETEITNKEFNVINLIHAYRQRGHLFTKTNPVRQRRQYRPTLNLENFGLEQSDLTTVFQSGTLIGIGPSKLEDIIAHLNETYRDNVGVEYKYIRHPEVLDWLEKRMESTRNQPKFSSDRKKHIYKHLVQAVGFEKYLHKKFIGQKSFSLEGAEALIPALDSIIENGAEKGIKEFIIGMSHRGRLNVLSNILKKPYSNIFREFLGKSYEKGISLGDVKYHLGYGNTVTTDQGKDVRLNLAPNPSHLEAVGGVVEGIARSKIDQKYNGNYNEVAPILIHGDAAIAAQGVVYEIIQMSQLAGYKTGGTIHLVINNQVGFTTNYLDGRSSTYSTDVAKVTRSPVFHVNGDDVEALVNTINLAMEFRQKWHADIFIDILSYRKYGHNEGDEPRFTQPKLYNIIAKHPDIRQIYEQQLVEEKIAAKNELTQIKNEFNKKLDNAFEEAREKESLDIKLFLEEDWKGYPYPDEKSIKEQIDTSFEKKQFLKLAEKLTSLPEKLKFFKKAIKIVNDRKEMVENDRLDWAMGELMAYATLLKENYRVRISGQDSVRGTFAHRHAVFMDVNGEKHYTPHRKMTSNPEDFQIYNSLLSEYGVMGFEYGYALASPDTLTIWEAQFGDFSNVAQVIIDQFISSGEEKWGLKNGLTLLLPHGYEGQGPEHSSARLERFLSMAASNNMQIVNPTTPANYFHLLRRQMHRKFRLPLVVFTPKSLLRHSECVSSVDEMTTGSFQEVIDDDHNDPQKVSRVVFCSGKIYYDLLARKKELDVDDIALVRIEQLHPFPEKEVQKIIEKYPNTLLWLWVQEEPENMGAWKYVRDQIADIPLQVVARLRSGSPATGLAAIHKTEQEEIINKVFKPCTCELNNKYCGLQCVTGKAREEIKKQRDYILELRKHNVL; encoded by the coding sequence ATGGATAAGCTCTCATTTCTGGGTAATGCAGATTTAAATGCAATTGAAGAATTATACCAGCAATATACGAAAGACCCCAATGCTGTAGAATCCACCTGGCGGCATTTTTTTGAAGGTTTTGATTTTTCGCGAAAGCAATACGGCGAAACTGAAATAACCAATAAAGAATTTAATGTCATAAACCTTATACATGCCTACCGCCAAAGGGGACATTTGTTTACAAAAACTAATCCCGTAAGGCAAAGGCGACAGTATCGTCCGACTTTGAACCTTGAGAACTTTGGTTTGGAGCAATCCGATCTTACCACTGTTTTCCAATCCGGGACATTAATTGGTATTGGCCCTTCGAAACTCGAAGATATTATAGCGCATCTAAACGAAACTTATCGCGATAATGTTGGAGTTGAGTATAAATACATAAGGCATCCGGAGGTTTTAGACTGGCTTGAGAAAAGAATGGAAAGTACAAGGAACCAGCCTAAATTCAGTTCTGATAGGAAAAAACATATTTATAAGCATCTGGTGCAGGCCGTAGGTTTTGAAAAATACCTACATAAAAAGTTTATCGGTCAAAAGAGTTTTTCGCTGGAAGGAGCAGAGGCGCTTATTCCTGCATTGGATTCAATTATTGAAAATGGTGCCGAAAAAGGTATAAAGGAGTTTATAATTGGAATGTCGCACCGTGGCCGCCTGAATGTGCTCTCCAATATTCTGAAAAAACCATATTCCAATATTTTTCGGGAGTTTTTAGGTAAATCATACGAAAAAGGGATAAGCCTTGGCGATGTTAAATATCATCTTGGTTATGGAAATACAGTAACGACCGATCAGGGAAAAGATGTAAGGCTGAATCTGGCACCAAACCCATCGCATCTTGAAGCTGTTGGTGGTGTTGTAGAGGGTATTGCCCGATCTAAAATAGACCAAAAATATAATGGAAATTATAATGAGGTGGCTCCAATTCTGATTCATGGTGATGCCGCCATTGCTGCACAGGGTGTGGTTTACGAAATTATTCAGATGTCTCAGCTGGCTGGTTATAAAACCGGGGGAACCATTCATCTCGTAATAAATAATCAGGTAGGGTTTACTACCAATTACCTTGATGGGCGTTCAAGCACTTACTCTACCGATGTGGCCAAGGTTACAAGAAGCCCTGTATTTCATGTGAATGGAGATGATGTTGAGGCGTTGGTTAATACCATTAATCTGGCAATGGAATTCCGCCAGAAATGGCATGCCGACATTTTTATCGATATTCTTTCGTATCGGAAATACGGGCACAATGAGGGCGATGAACCAAGGTTTACACAGCCTAAACTATACAACATCATAGCAAAACATCCCGATATCAGACAAATATACGAGCAACAATTGGTTGAAGAGAAGATAGCTGCCAAGAATGAGTTGACACAGATTAAAAACGAATTCAATAAAAAGCTTGACAATGCATTTGAGGAAGCAAGGGAGAAAGAGTCATTAGACATTAAACTTTTTTTGGAAGAAGACTGGAAGGGATATCCTTATCCGGATGAAAAATCCATTAAAGAGCAAATAGATACATCTTTTGAGAAAAAACAATTCCTTAAGCTGGCAGAAAAACTCACCAGCTTGCCAGAAAAGCTTAAGTTTTTTAAGAAAGCCATTAAAATTGTCAACGACCGCAAGGAGATGGTCGAAAACGACAGGTTAGATTGGGCAATGGGCGAGTTGATGGCTTATGCTACACTTCTTAAAGAGAATTACAGAGTGCGCATTAGCGGGCAGGATAGCGTGCGGGGGACTTTTGCGCACAGGCATGCTGTTTTTATGGATGTCAATGGCGAAAAGCATTACACACCGCATCGTAAAATGACTTCTAATCCTGAAGATTTTCAGATTTACAACAGTTTGCTTTCTGAATACGGAGTTATGGGCTTTGAATATGGATACGCTTTGGCTTCGCCGGATACACTTACAATTTGGGAAGCACAATTTGGCGATTTCTCCAATGTTGCCCAGGTCATTATTGACCAATTTATCAGTTCAGGTGAAGAGAAGTGGGGGCTCAAAAATGGATTAACACTCTTGCTGCCTCATGGTTACGAAGGGCAGGGGCCCGAACACTCTAGTGCACGATTGGAGCGCTTTTTAAGTATGGCCGCCTCGAATAATATGCAAATTGTGAATCCTACAACCCCGGCAAACTATTTTCACCTGTTAAGAAGACAGATGCACCGAAAATTCCGCTTGCCACTTGTGGTGTTCACTCCAAAAAGCTTACTGCGACATTCAGAGTGTGTGTCATCTGTTGATGAAATGACAACCGGGAGTTTCCAGGAGGTAATTGATGATGACCATAACGATCCCCAAAAGGTATCGCGTGTAGTATTTTGTAGTGGAAAAATTTACTACGATTTACTTGCTCGCAAAAAAGAGCTGGATGTGGACGATATCGCACTGGTACGAATTGAGCAACTGCACCCTTTCCCGGAAAAGGAGGTTCAAAAAATAATCGAAAAGTACCCAAATACCCTGTTATGGCTGTGGGTGCAGGAGGAGCCTGAGAATATGGGGGCCTGGAAGTATGTGCGCGATCAAATAGCCGATATCCCGCTTCAGGTAGTAGCCCGACTCAGAAGTGGTAGTCCGGCCACAGGTCTTGCCGCAATACATAAAACAGAACAGGAAGAGATTATCAATAAAGTTTTTAAACCCTGCACTTGTGAGTTGAATAATAAATATTGCGGATTGCAATGTGTGACAGGTAAAGCACGAGAAGAAATTAAAAAACAGCGTGACTATATTCTTGAATTACGAAAACACAACGTATTATGA
- the surE gene encoding 5'/3'-nucleotidase SurE, whose amino-acid sequence MKDQNKPLIFVSNDDGYYARGMQTLIEVVSKYGEVIAVAPESARSGMSHAITIKEPLRLKKVREGEGVTLYKCNGTPVDCVKLGLNQVVPRKPDIMVSGINHGSNASISVIYSGTMGAAVEACLNGVTSIGFSLLDHSAEADFEAAAYYADRVFRYVLEHDLPAYTTLNVNVPKAKPDEIKGLRVCRQTHGTWKENFEKRTDPHNKDYYWLTGSFNNFEPEAKDTDEWALANNYVAVVPIKADFTAYHALEHVTKLNFDHDQEN is encoded by the coding sequence TTGAAAGATCAGAATAAACCCTTAATTTTTGTCTCAAACGATGATGGCTACTATGCCAGAGGCATGCAAACATTAATCGAAGTTGTTTCGAAATATGGTGAAGTAATTGCAGTAGCCCCGGAGAGTGCCCGATCTGGCATGTCGCATGCTATTACAATAAAAGAACCCTTGAGACTTAAAAAAGTGCGCGAAGGAGAAGGAGTAACCCTCTACAAATGCAATGGCACACCAGTCGATTGCGTTAAACTGGGTTTAAATCAGGTTGTTCCCCGCAAACCCGATATCATGGTAAGTGGCATTAACCACGGATCTAATGCCTCCATTTCTGTCATATATTCGGGGACAATGGGTGCAGCAGTTGAGGCGTGTTTAAATGGTGTTACGTCAATTGGATTCTCATTACTCGACCATTCTGCAGAAGCCGACTTTGAAGCTGCCGCCTATTATGCCGACCGTGTTTTCAGGTATGTACTTGAGCATGATTTACCAGCATACACCACATTAAACGTGAACGTACCAAAGGCAAAACCTGATGAAATAAAAGGCCTGAGGGTATGCAGGCAAACGCATGGTACATGGAAGGAGAACTTTGAAAAACGTACAGACCCACACAATAAAGATTATTACTGGCTCACCGGCTCATTCAATAATTTTGAGCCTGAAGCCAAAGATACTGATGAATGGGCTTTGGCCAATAATTACGTAGCTGTAGTGCCCATAAAAGCCGACTTCACAGCATATCATGCACTTGAACACGTTACTAAACTAAATTTCGATCATGATCAGGAAAACTAA
- a CDS encoding RNA polymerase sigma factor encodes MTAIEFNNQLTDLRDNLHRFAYRLTTNAEEAEDLLQETMLKALSNKDKFQDKTNLKSWTFTIMKNTFINNYRRATRSQTILDTTKELHFLNVPQDSGFISPDASFSVQEIRKAINNLEIEYRKPFTMHTEGFKYKEIAEELGLPIGSVKSRIFIARKKLMSMLQDYSR; translated from the coding sequence ATGACTGCAATTGAATTCAACAATCAATTAACCGATTTAAGAGACAATCTACACAGATTTGCTTACAGGTTAACCACAAATGCCGAGGAAGCAGAAGATCTACTGCAAGAAACTATGCTTAAAGCTTTAAGTAATAAGGACAAGTTTCAGGATAAAACAAATCTTAAATCCTGGACTTTTACCATTATGAAAAATACTTTTATAAATAATTACCGAAGGGCAACACGCTCACAAACAATTCTGGATACAACTAAAGAGTTGCATTTTCTCAATGTACCTCAAGATTCAGGATTTATTTCTCCCGATGCCAGTTTTTCTGTACAGGAAATTCGTAAGGCCATAAATAACCTGGAGATAGAATATCGTAAACCATTTACGATGCATACTGAAGGTTTCAAATACAAGGAAATTGCCGAGGAGCTCGGATTGCCTATCGGGTCAGTGAAAAGTAGAATTTTTATTGCCCGTAAAAAATTAATGAGTATGTTGCAGGATTACAGCCGATAA
- the odhB gene encoding 2-oxoglutarate dehydrogenase complex dihydrolipoyllysine-residue succinyltransferase yields MIIDIKIPTPGESITEVEIASWLVEDGAIVEKDQEIAEIESDKATLMLTAEEGGEIAIKAPEGESIKVGSVACTIDTSKADQATESKAGASTGDKTDVQDDQSESEKEKNKEKKSDDKTSAPSNDKVKTVDEEHSQVKTTPVADKIMQAHEVSVDDVLKGLARLDKKTTERGIEGLKATDTNEAQPAGERSTERKKMSSLRKKISERLVKVKNETAMLTTFNEVDMSAVMDMRKKYQKKFTEKHGIKLGFMSFFTKAAAVALKSFPEVNAMIDENELVYFNYADIGIAVQTPKGLMVPVIRNTGDKSLAQLESDIAETATKARNGKITIDELQGGTFSITNGGIFGSMLSTPIINPPQAGILGMHNIQERPVAINGQVVVRPMMYIALSYDHRVIDGKSSVGFLKMIKDLIENPVMLLSGGDANEQLLEL; encoded by the coding sequence ATGATTATTGATATAAAGATCCCAACACCAGGAGAATCTATAACTGAAGTCGAAATAGCTTCATGGCTTGTTGAAGATGGTGCCATTGTCGAAAAAGATCAGGAAATTGCCGAAATTGAGTCGGATAAAGCCACATTAATGCTAACCGCTGAAGAAGGCGGCGAGATTGCCATAAAAGCGCCTGAGGGTGAAAGTATTAAAGTTGGAAGTGTGGCATGTACTATCGATACCAGTAAAGCTGATCAGGCCACTGAAAGTAAGGCTGGCGCTTCTACTGGTGACAAAACCGATGTGCAGGATGATCAATCTGAATCGGAGAAGGAGAAAAATAAGGAAAAAAAATCTGATGATAAAACTTCGGCACCTTCAAACGACAAGGTGAAAACCGTTGATGAAGAACACAGTCAAGTAAAAACAACACCTGTTGCCGATAAAATTATGCAGGCACATGAAGTATCGGTTGATGACGTATTGAAGGGACTTGCGCGTTTAGATAAAAAAACAACCGAACGAGGTATTGAAGGACTCAAAGCCACAGATACAAATGAAGCTCAACCCGCCGGTGAGCGTTCAACAGAACGGAAAAAAATGTCATCGCTTCGCAAAAAAATTAGTGAGCGACTGGTAAAAGTTAAGAATGAAACAGCCATGCTGACCACATTCAATGAAGTTGACATGTCGGCTGTAATGGATATGCGAAAAAAATACCAGAAAAAATTCACTGAGAAACATGGCATCAAGTTAGGATTTATGTCCTTTTTTACAAAGGCCGCTGCTGTAGCGTTGAAATCATTTCCTGAAGTAAATGCCATGATCGATGAAAATGAGCTTGTATATTTCAATTATGCCGATATTGGTATTGCAGTCCAAACGCCCAAAGGTTTAATGGTCCCAGTAATACGCAATACAGGCGATAAGTCACTGGCACAACTTGAATCGGATATTGCAGAAACGGCCACAAAGGCAAGAAATGGTAAAATTACCATTGATGAGTTGCAAGGCGGAACATTTTCTATTACCAATGGTGGAATTTTTGGGTCGATGTTGTCGACACCAATTATAAACCCGCCACAGGCAGGTATATTGGGTATGCATAATATTCAGGAACGGCCGGTTGCCATAAACGGACAGGTGGTTGTGCGGCCCATGATGTACATTGCATTGTCATACGATCATCGAGTCATCGATGGAAAAAGTTCTGTGGGCTTTCTGAAAATGATAAAAGATCTGATTGAAAATCCTGTTATGTTGCTTAGTGGTGGCGATGCCAATGAGCAGTTATTAGAGCTTTAG